Proteins from a single region of Aureibacter tunicatorum:
- a CDS encoding IS3 family transposase → MVNKNTQERKKLVDKAHDILSITRQCSLLGIHKSSYYYKSKGESELNLKLMKLIDKQYQKRPFWGVPSMSIWLKKDMDYNINSKRIERLYRLMDLRAIVPGPHTSKGNKQHKTYPYLLESLKIERINQVWATDITYIPVEGGYFYLMAVIDLKSRFVVGWSISNTMDAEWCQETMQECVEQYGVPEIVNTDQGSQFTSEVFTSYLHSKQIRISMDGKGRAIDNIFIERLWRTVKYEDIYLKAYATGNELFVGLLEYFDFYNHQRRHSSLEHKRPRELYFEESNLAFISKAKVSSIPEPVKGINGLPQAQHKPPLTEPDIEIYEALEMRNQKIKLSLTTLRS, encoded by the coding sequence ATCGTAAACAAAAACACACAAGAACGCAAAAAGCTAGTCGATAAGGCGCATGATATCTTGAGTATTACGAGGCAGTGCTCCCTCTTAGGTATTCATAAATCAAGCTATTATTATAAATCTAAAGGTGAGTCCGAACTTAATTTGAAGCTTATGAAATTAATTGACAAGCAGTATCAAAAGCGACCATTTTGGGGAGTGCCTTCTATGAGCATTTGGCTTAAAAAAGATATGGATTATAATATAAACTCCAAAAGAATAGAGCGATTGTATCGGCTAATGGATCTGCGAGCCATCGTTCCGGGCCCTCATACTTCTAAAGGAAATAAACAACATAAAACATATCCTTACCTGCTTGAATCGCTTAAAATCGAGCGAATCAATCAAGTGTGGGCGACGGATATCACTTATATTCCAGTAGAGGGAGGCTACTTTTACTTAATGGCAGTTATCGATTTAAAGAGTCGATTTGTTGTGGGTTGGTCCATTTCCAATACTATGGATGCTGAGTGGTGTCAGGAAACCATGCAAGAATGCGTTGAACAATATGGAGTTCCTGAAATAGTCAATACCGACCAAGGCAGCCAATTTACCAGCGAAGTATTCACCTCTTATTTACACTCAAAGCAAATACGAATCAGCATGGATGGTAAAGGACGGGCGATCGATAATATATTTATCGAAAGACTATGGAGAACCGTAAAATATGAAGATATTTACCTTAAAGCTTACGCGACAGGAAATGAACTATTCGTAGGCTTGCTCGAGTATTTTGATTTTTACAATCACCAAAGAAGACATAGTTCATTGGAGCACAAGCGACCTAGAGAACTCTACTTTGAAGAATCGAATTTGGCTTTTATCTCAAAAGCAAAGGTAAGTTCAATACCAGAACCCGTCAAGGGTATAAACGGCTTGCCGCAGGCGCAACACAAGCCGCCCTTGACAGAACCTGATATTGAAATTTATGAAGCTCTTGAAATGAGAAACCAAAAAATAAAATTAAGTTTAACTACTTTGCGGTCCTAA
- a CDS encoding transposase — MKSRRKFTPEFKAKVALAAIKEQKTIAILAQEFDLSPTQINTWKREFLNNASSLFKKNSDRKEATDSLEKEKETLYSKIGQLQVEVDFLKKALS; from the coding sequence ATGAAAAGCAGAAGAAAATTTACCCCTGAATTCAAAGCAAAAGTGGCATTAGCCGCTATCAAAGAGCAGAAAACAATCGCAATTTTAGCACAAGAATTTGATCTGAGCCCTACTCAAATCAACACTTGGAAACGCGAGTTTTTGAATAATGCCTCTTCCCTTTTTAAAAAAAATAGCGATCGAAAAGAAGCCACGGATAGCTTGGAAAAGGAAAAAGAAACGCTCTACTCCAAAATAGGCCAACTTCAAGTTGAAGTGGATTTTTTAAAGAAAGCCTTATCGTAA
- a CDS encoding suppressor of fused domain protein, with translation MIFYKISYTKALRKHYESFFKTKGVKQYWSQITTNNINSDFYVLEIPPNNMHKMWTYLTVGMSNEKSDINTIELFIFSPEQNKSLVELLTMCASFHQSAEPLNLNHTLSIGRPWLGNSECNFLYISLPYLDEEKLEFFQFKGKTFHCYWLIL, from the coding sequence ATGATATTTTATAAAATTAGCTATACTAAGGCATTAAGAAAGCATTATGAATCATTTTTTAAAACAAAGGGAGTTAAGCAATATTGGAGTCAAATTACTACTAATAATATAAACTCGGATTTTTACGTACTTGAAATTCCGCCCAATAATATGCATAAGATGTGGACTTACCTTACTGTTGGTATGTCTAATGAAAAGTCAGACATAAATACTATCGAGCTTTTTATATTCTCACCAGAACAAAATAAAAGCTTAGTCGAATTATTAACAATGTGTGCATCATTTCATCAAAGTGCTGAGCCACTTAACCTAAATCACACTTTAAGTATCGGAAGACCTTGGCTTGGTAATTCTGAATGCAATTTCCTTTATATATCATTGCCTTATCTAGATGAAGAAAAACTGGAGTTTTTTCAATTTAAAGGGAAAACTTTCCATTGTTATTGGCTAATACTATAG
- a CDS encoding alpha/beta hydrolase-fold protein: MKRIYTLLILTFCITQFAFTQNKVYLSQTGLVDSIYSQVLGQSRKIYIQAPQHIKANQKYPVAYVLDGEILLPAVKTIHDYYSGGYMPEMFIIGISNDHDRLRDLTTSPVKTLYDMPAREANGEAENFVTFLNEELFPHIENNYPVTGYRTLIGHSYGGLFTMYALINHSDLFANYLAIDPSMDWDDQRLLKEAKEKLTSKQFAHQALFISLSGQLHMQNSSITIDNVMEDQSEFTLFARSNIETSEFIKSLDNNGLSYEWKFYPNDLHGTVQLPSIMDGLISIFSWYQMENTDKINNPQTTKEELLAIIDHRENKLKAHFGYLEAPYPEDLLNMSGYMNMEFNQLDKSKMYFEQAIKYYPKSANVYDSMADFYESQGDYANAIKYVKKALEINQKEYYQKRIKALNERMK, from the coding sequence ATGAAAAGAATATACACACTACTCATCTTGACATTTTGCATAACCCAATTCGCTTTCACTCAAAACAAGGTTTACTTAAGCCAAACTGGATTGGTGGATAGCATTTACTCCCAAGTATTGGGACAATCCAGAAAGATATATATACAAGCTCCCCAACATATCAAAGCCAATCAAAAGTATCCCGTTGCATATGTATTGGACGGGGAAATCTTGCTTCCTGCAGTCAAAACAATTCATGACTACTATAGTGGCGGGTATATGCCAGAGATGTTTATCATTGGCATATCTAACGACCATGACAGATTAAGGGACTTGACAACATCACCAGTGAAGACGCTATATGACATGCCTGCTAGAGAAGCCAATGGCGAAGCTGAAAACTTTGTAACATTCCTGAATGAAGAGCTCTTCCCTCATATTGAAAATAACTACCCGGTAACTGGCTACAGAACATTAATTGGCCATTCATATGGAGGACTATTTACAATGTATGCGCTAATCAATCATTCAGATTTATTTGCGAACTACTTGGCAATAGATCCAAGCATGGATTGGGATGACCAAAGGCTATTGAAAGAAGCCAAAGAAAAATTGACTAGCAAACAATTTGCACATCAGGCCTTATTCATATCCTTAAGCGGTCAGCTTCACATGCAAAACTCATCCATCACTATCGACAATGTAATGGAAGACCAGAGCGAATTCACATTATTCGCACGCTCCAATATCGAAACATCGGAATTCATCAAAAGTCTTGATAACAATGGACTTTCCTATGAATGGAAGTTTTATCCAAATGACCTCCACGGCACTGTGCAACTGCCATCGATCATGGATGGGTTGATTTCCATTTTCAGCTGGTACCAGATGGAAAATACTGATAAAATAAATAATCCTCAGACGACCAAAGAAGAATTGCTAGCTATTATTGACCATCGCGAGAACAAGCTCAAAGCCCACTTTGGCTATCTTGAAGCTCCTTACCCTGAGGACTTGCTCAATATGTCCGGATATATGAATATGGAGTTTAATCAATTAGACAAATCGAAAATGTATTTTGAGCAGGCCATAAAATATTATCCCAAAAGCGCCAATGTATATGATTCGATGGCTGACTTTTACGAAAGCCAAGGTGATTATGCCAATGCAATAAAATATGTAAAAAAGGCCTTAGAAATTAATCAAAAAGAGTATTACCAAAAAAGGATTAAAGCCTTGAATGAGAGGATGAAATAA
- a CDS encoding ankyrin repeat domain-containing protein, translating into MGCNLKFEKLFDACTYCNLNEVKRVLHQKIDLNQRNEKGLTPLICAVEHDCIDIAKLFIENGADVNYIGYNQWSLLHHAVDIWYEEVKNGDDKGDISIIKLLVENGVDYLMKDINGQTPLSIAQEINFIQAIEYFQSLNGD; encoded by the coding sequence ATGGGGTGCAATTTAAAATTTGAAAAATTATTTGATGCATGTACTTATTGTAATTTGAATGAAGTGAAAAGAGTTTTGCATCAAAAGATAGACTTAAATCAGAGAAATGAAAAAGGATTGACTCCCTTGATTTGCGCAGTGGAGCATGATTGTATTGATATAGCGAAGCTGTTTATTGAAAACGGAGCGGATGTCAATTACATAGGATATAATCAATGGTCTCTATTGCATCATGCTGTGGATATTTGGTATGAGGAGGTGAAAAATGGGGATGACAAGGGTGACATTTCTATCATTAAATTATTGGTTGAAAATGGGGTTGACTATTTGATGAAAGATATAAATGGACAAACACCATTAAGTATTGCCCAAGAAATAAATTTTATTCAAGCTATCGAATATTTCCAATCTTTAAATGGAGACTGA
- the leuS gene encoding leucine--tRNA ligase, whose protein sequence is MAEYSFNEIESKWQKYWEDNQTFNAKVDPSKPKFYALDMFPYPSGAGLHVGHPLGYIASDIIARYKRLKGFNVLHPMGFDSFGLPAEQYAIQTGQHPAITTETNINRYKEQLGKIGFSFDWDKEVRTSSPEYYKWTQWIFMQIFDSWYDNDQKKARRIAELEAIFEKEGNTNVNASCDEDTASFTAEEWNVYSENEKSPILLKYRLTYLAETTVNWCPALGTVLANDEVINGLSERGGHPVERKNMLQWSMRITAYADRLLEGLDRIDFSEPLKDIQRNWIGKSYGCSVKFNVENSERELEVFTTRVDTIFGVSFMSIAPEHEWVEELTSPEQKDAVEAYVTQAKNRSERERMSDVKTISGVFTGSYAVHPFTGKQVPIWVADYVLAGYGTGVVMAVPCSDTRDYAFAQHFDLPIVNIQEGDRTDISQDDFDAKAGTMVNSDFLNGMTVAEAGPAAIAKVEEMSIGQAKVQFKMRDAVFTRQRYWGEPIPVFYDEKGDAKLISEDQLPLRLPEVDEYLPTESGEPPLGRAKGWKYDEKYAYELSTMPGWAGSSWYLFRYMDPHNDNEFASKEALDYWQDVDLYIGGSEHATGHLLYSRFWTKILFDLGYLKTDEPFKKLINQGMIQGRSNFVYRVKGTNKFVSHGLRKDYEADALHVDVNIVKNDILDTEAFKSWRPDFKDAEFILEGGQYICGNEVEKMSKSKFNVVNPDDMVDQFGADTFRLYEMFLGPLEQFKPWNTNGIDGVYKFLKKLWRLYHGGAEGAFEVSEEKADKKELKVLHTCIKKVTEDLNRYSFNTSVSNFMICVNELQSLKCNKREILELLPILVSPYAPHIAEELWSKLGKTESVSLASFPDFNEEYLKESEFEYPIMINGKMRAKIQMPADAKKEDIEKAALADEKVIKWTEGKAPKRVIVVPKKIVNIVV, encoded by the coding sequence ATGGCAGAATACAGCTTTAATGAGATTGAATCAAAGTGGCAAAAATACTGGGAAGACAACCAGACATTCAATGCCAAAGTAGACCCTAGCAAGCCAAAGTTTTACGCTTTGGATATGTTCCCCTACCCTTCAGGCGCGGGACTTCATGTTGGGCATCCACTGGGTTACATAGCTTCTGATATTATCGCTAGATACAAGAGACTAAAAGGCTTCAATGTCCTGCATCCTATGGGCTTTGATTCTTTTGGCTTGCCTGCCGAACAATACGCTATTCAGACAGGGCAACACCCAGCAATTACGACTGAAACAAATATCAACCGCTACAAAGAGCAGCTAGGTAAAATCGGTTTTTCTTTTGACTGGGACAAGGAAGTAAGAACTAGTTCGCCTGAATACTACAAGTGGACACAGTGGATCTTCATGCAAATCTTCGACAGCTGGTATGACAATGACCAAAAGAAAGCTAGAAGAATAGCCGAACTTGAAGCAATCTTCGAAAAAGAAGGAAATACTAATGTAAATGCTTCTTGCGATGAGGATACTGCTTCATTCACAGCTGAAGAGTGGAACGTTTATTCTGAAAACGAAAAAAGCCCTATTCTACTGAAGTATAGATTGACTTACCTTGCTGAGACTACCGTGAACTGGTGTCCTGCTTTGGGAACAGTGTTAGCCAATGACGAAGTGATCAATGGACTTTCTGAGCGTGGCGGCCATCCAGTAGAGCGCAAAAACATGCTTCAATGGAGCATGCGTATCACTGCTTATGCCGACAGACTATTGGAAGGACTTGACAGAATTGACTTTAGCGAGCCATTGAAAGACATCCAAAGAAACTGGATTGGAAAATCATATGGATGTTCTGTTAAGTTCAATGTAGAGAACTCGGAAAGAGAACTTGAAGTATTCACTACAAGAGTGGACACTATCTTTGGCGTAAGCTTCATGAGCATTGCTCCTGAACACGAATGGGTAGAGGAATTGACCAGTCCTGAGCAAAAAGATGCTGTTGAGGCTTATGTAACTCAAGCGAAGAACAGATCGGAAAGAGAGCGTATGTCCGACGTGAAAACAATCTCCGGCGTATTCACTGGTTCTTATGCCGTTCATCCATTTACCGGCAAGCAAGTGCCTATATGGGTTGCTGATTATGTATTGGCTGGTTATGGCACAGGCGTAGTGATGGCTGTTCCTTGCTCTGACACAAGAGATTATGCTTTCGCTCAGCACTTTGATTTGCCTATTGTAAATATTCAAGAAGGCGATCGCACAGACATTTCTCAAGATGACTTTGACGCGAAAGCGGGCACCATGGTTAATTCAGACTTTCTTAACGGAATGACTGTAGCTGAAGCTGGCCCTGCTGCGATTGCGAAAGTAGAAGAAATGAGCATAGGACAAGCGAAAGTTCAGTTCAAGATGCGTGATGCGGTATTTACACGTCAAAGATACTGGGGAGAGCCTATTCCTGTATTCTATGATGAAAAAGGAGACGCCAAGCTTATCAGCGAAGATCAATTGCCTTTGAGGCTTCCTGAGGTGGATGAATACTTACCTACAGAAAGCGGCGAGCCTCCATTAGGAAGAGCTAAAGGCTGGAAATATGATGAGAAGTACGCCTATGAATTAAGCACTATGCCGGGTTGGGCTGGTTCTAGCTGGTATTTGTTTAGATACATGGATCCGCATAATGACAATGAGTTCGCCAGCAAAGAAGCTTTGGACTACTGGCAAGACGTGGATCTTTATATTGGTGGATCTGAGCACGCGACTGGCCATTTGCTTTATTCTCGTTTTTGGACAAAGATTCTTTTCGACCTTGGCTACCTGAAGACTGACGAGCCTTTCAAAAAGCTTATCAACCAAGGAATGATTCAAGGTAGGTCCAACTTTGTATACAGAGTGAAAGGAACCAACAAATTCGTTTCTCATGGATTGAGAAAGGATTACGAAGCTGACGCGCTTCACGTGGATGTGAATATTGTGAAAAACGATATCCTCGATACCGAAGCGTTCAAAAGCTGGCGTCCGGATTTCAAAGATGCGGAATTCATCCTTGAAGGTGGCCAATATATCTGCGGAAACGAAGTGGAAAAAATGTCCAAGTCCAAATTCAATGTGGTGAATCCTGACGATATGGTGGATCAATTTGGAGCGGACACATTCAGACTTTACGAGATGTTCTTAGGACCTTTGGAACAATTCAAGCCTTGGAATACGAATGGAATAGATGGCGTATACAAGTTTTTGAAAAAACTATGGAGATTGTACCACGGAGGAGCTGAAGGCGCATTTGAAGTATCGGAAGAAAAAGCTGACAAGAAAGAGCTTAAAGTTCTTCATACTTGTATTAAAAAGGTAACAGAAGACTTGAACAGATATTCATTCAACACCTCTGTTTCCAACTTCATGATATGCGTTAATGAGCTACAATCATTGAAGTGCAACAAAAGAGAAATCCTAGAATTATTGCCAATCCTTGTTTCTCCTTACGCGCCTCATATCGCCGAAGAGCTTTGGTCTAAGCTTGGCAAGACTGAAAGCGTAAGCTTGGCTTCATTCCCTGATTTCAACGAAGAGTATTTGAAAGAAAGCGAATTCGAATATCCGATAATGATCAACGGCAAAATGAGAGCTAAAATCCAAATGCCGGCGGATGCCAAGAAAGAGGATATAGAAAAAGCCGCTTTGGCTGATGAAAAAGTCATCAAGTGGACGGAAGGAAAAGCTCCAAAAAGAGTTATCGTCGTTCCTAAAAAGATTGTGAATATTGTTGTTTAA
- a CDS encoding choice-of-anchor I family protein yields the protein MKLFYNMKRHLIASSLLLAPLAMNAQNKVAIKHLNSFKVGGEGAAEIVTFDAFDKTAWVLNNENEETPKVYQIDLSNPLVPVKSDSISLIGYGAPNSIVEFDEYIAVALAADTKTNNGQVVIFSKSTKKSVRILKVGALPDMLKLTNDKSMILVANEGEPNDDYTIDPEGSISIITLTDDPANAYAETISFKSLNNTEYNTEASGYIKVASPEGTILAQDLEPEYIAVSEDDKKAFIACQENNAMIILDLETKEIMIKGLGYKDHSLEENGFDGSDKSDDIDIKAHPVRGLYQPDAIDAFTINGKTYVISANEGDARDYDGYSEETRLEKIDLDPTVFPNASELQEKEELGRLKITEALGDLDGDGDYDQIFSYGARSFTVWDENGNKVWDSGNEFEKYFEANYPDYFNSDFDDEEMIFERKNRSDDKGAEPEGTAVGRVGDKILAFIGLERMGGIMVYDVTNPEKPVFNDYINTSDFENGTGDIAPEGLHFVSAEDSPSGRALLLVGYEVSGTLGVFEVSPNWEKDDYIKVRRYDMPETPVIGEVGDITYREGGISGLHFIQGTENEFFMVTDRGPNAVADNHPKADGKKIKYFPFPNYAPKIFKVSATNEAGENTGELNIIDFAPINRPIIDDMMQKASGLPNPEGYGNTGEEAWSGEIENPSVENPDFWGVDTEGIVFGTDSTLWLCDEYGPSVWNIDADTYTAINKYHPFDESEPNSKDYGFEQFKNRRANRGFEGVAVTPNGKIYSIIQSPMYNPSSEAVVESRIHRILEMDPATGESAYYVYLHEAPVADIRNKDWKIGDLVAVNNTEFLVLEHAQRKATNFKNVFKIDISKAKKVEEDRMFDGKYLEELLDAEGLKPYGIEPVAKKLMFELMGTGWDASFDKPEGITIIDANTIAICNDNDYGIDAPEDDGVIIETGKKTALYVYDLPADMTLNFTPVIPKKDKDSKTGIDQTSEVLNIYPNPTSGMVKFSQPISGQIINLSGKIIMNIVEETKEINLSSLSDGIYLLKTSTGFTHKIVVQ from the coding sequence ATGAAACTATTCTACAATATGAAAAGGCACTTGATCGCCTCTTCACTTTTGCTAGCTCCACTAGCTATGAATGCTCAAAACAAAGTAGCTATCAAGCACCTGAATAGCTTTAAGGTAGGCGGCGAAGGCGCTGCTGAAATAGTAACTTTCGATGCATTTGACAAAACTGCTTGGGTTCTAAATAATGAAAATGAGGAAACACCAAAAGTATATCAAATTGATTTGTCAAATCCATTGGTGCCTGTAAAGTCAGACAGCATCTCATTAATCGGCTATGGAGCACCTAATAGTATTGTCGAATTTGACGAATATATAGCAGTAGCCTTAGCTGCAGATACAAAAACCAATAATGGTCAAGTAGTAATATTCAGCAAAAGCACCAAGAAAAGTGTTAGAATACTTAAGGTTGGAGCTTTGCCTGACATGTTGAAGCTTACCAATGACAAGTCCATGATATTGGTTGCCAATGAAGGAGAGCCTAATGACGACTATACCATTGATCCTGAAGGCTCTATATCTATTATCACTCTTACGGATGACCCAGCCAATGCTTATGCCGAAACTATCAGCTTCAAATCACTTAACAACACTGAGTACAATACGGAAGCTAGCGGTTATATCAAAGTAGCCAGTCCTGAAGGCACTATTTTAGCTCAAGATTTAGAGCCTGAGTATATCGCAGTATCGGAAGATGACAAAAAAGCTTTTATCGCTTGTCAAGAAAACAATGCTATGATCATCCTTGATTTGGAGACAAAAGAGATCATGATCAAAGGGTTGGGATATAAAGACCATAGCTTGGAAGAAAATGGATTTGACGGAAGCGACAAATCGGATGATATTGACATCAAAGCCCATCCTGTGAGAGGCCTTTACCAACCTGATGCAATCGACGCATTTACTATCAATGGCAAGACTTACGTTATTTCAGCCAATGAAGGCGACGCAAGAGATTATGATGGATATTCAGAGGAAACAAGATTAGAGAAAATTGATCTTGATCCAACTGTATTTCCTAATGCTTCCGAGCTACAGGAAAAAGAAGAGCTTGGAAGATTAAAAATAACAGAAGCGCTTGGCGACCTTGATGGAGATGGAGACTATGATCAAATCTTCAGCTATGGAGCAAGATCCTTTACTGTATGGGATGAAAATGGAAACAAAGTATGGGATAGCGGAAATGAATTTGAAAAATATTTCGAGGCAAATTACCCTGATTATTTCAACTCGGACTTTGACGATGAGGAGATGATCTTCGAGAGAAAAAATCGAAGCGACGATAAAGGAGCAGAACCGGAAGGCACTGCTGTTGGAAGAGTTGGAGACAAAATATTAGCTTTCATTGGGTTGGAAAGAATGGGCGGAATCATGGTTTATGATGTTACCAACCCTGAAAAACCTGTATTCAACGATTATATCAATACTTCTGACTTTGAGAATGGCACTGGCGACATAGCGCCTGAAGGGCTTCATTTTGTAAGCGCTGAAGATAGTCCATCCGGCAGAGCTCTTTTGTTAGTAGGCTATGAGGTAAGCGGTACATTAGGCGTATTTGAAGTTAGCCCTAATTGGGAAAAAGACGATTATATCAAAGTAAGAAGATACGACATGCCTGAAACTCCTGTAATTGGAGAAGTAGGAGATATCACTTATCGTGAAGGCGGTATTTCTGGACTTCATTTCATCCAAGGCACTGAAAACGAGTTCTTCATGGTAACCGACAGAGGTCCAAATGCCGTGGCTGACAATCATCCTAAAGCCGACGGGAAAAAAATCAAATACTTCCCATTCCCCAACTACGCGCCTAAGATTTTCAAAGTATCCGCAACCAACGAAGCTGGAGAAAATACTGGAGAATTAAATATCATAGATTTCGCTCCGATCAACAGACCTATAATTGATGACATGATGCAAAAAGCTTCAGGTCTGCCAAACCCTGAAGGTTATGGCAATACGGGAGAGGAAGCTTGGAGCGGCGAGATTGAAAACCCATCGGTTGAAAATCCTGATTTTTGGGGAGTTGACACAGAAGGTATAGTATTCGGAACTGACAGCACGCTTTGGTTATGCGACGAATATGGCCCAAGCGTTTGGAATATCGACGCAGACACTTATACCGCTATCAATAAATACCACCCTTTTGATGAGTCTGAGCCAAACAGCAAAGACTATGGGTTTGAGCAATTCAAAAACAGAAGAGCTAACAGAGGATTTGAAGGCGTAGCTGTAACTCCAAACGGAAAAATCTACTCTATCATCCAATCCCCAATGTACAATCCTTCCAGCGAAGCGGTTGTTGAATCTAGAATTCATAGAATCCTTGAAATGGACCCGGCTACCGGAGAGTCTGCATACTATGTTTATTTGCACGAAGCTCCTGTGGCAGATATCAGAAACAAAGATTGGAAAATTGGCGATTTGGTTGCTGTGAACAATACGGAATTCCTAGTGCTTGAACACGCTCAAAGAAAAGCGACAAACTTCAAAAACGTATTCAAAATCGATATTAGCAAAGCTAAAAAGGTAGAAGAAGACCGAATGTTTGACGGCAAGTATCTAGAAGAGTTGTTGGATGCTGAAGGATTGAAACCTTATGGTATCGAGCCAGTGGCTAAAAAACTTATGTTCGAGCTAATGGGAACTGGATGGGACGCAAGCTTCGACAAGCCTGAAGGCATCACAATTATCGATGCAAATACTATTGCTATTTGCAACGACAATGACTATGGAATCGACGCTCCTGAAGATGACGGTGTAATCATCGAGACTGGAAAGAAAACAGCTTTGTATGTTTATGACTTGCCTGCGGACATGACATTGAATTTCACGCCTGTGATTCCTAAAAAAGACAAAGATTCTAAAACAGGCATTGATCAAACAAGTGAAGTTCTAAATATTTACCCTAATCCGACAAGCGGAATGGTAAAATTCAGCCAGCCAATCTCAGGTCAAATCATTAACTTGAGTGGTAAAATAATCATGAACATCGTGGAGGAAACGAAAGAAATTAACCTTTCTAGCTTAAGCGATGGAATTTATCTATTGAAAACATCTACCGGATTCACCCACAAGATAGTGGTTCAATAA
- a CDS encoding MATE family efflux transporter — protein sequence MSKRNEADKLGSMSILPLLVKMSVPSMIGLVVLMLYNVVDTIFIGHYSGAMAIAGLAVVMPVNMLIPTFGLAVGVGGGSIISRALGENKLDKANRALGNVLFLSFFSALILTLLSYWTRDFLIELFGGKGEIYSYAAEYFDVVMLGAPFMGVMMGLNNVLRSEGKAQLSMMVMVVSSVFNIALDYYFMAILNMGIRGAGLATFVSQLLTAVFLVVYYAKTNGPLRINMRLVRFDMPMAKEISAIGISTLSRQGGSSVLALVLNNALLKYGGDSAVAVYGVLNRLILFIYTPIFGIVQGFIPVAGYNFGAKSFDRVMSSIRVSIGLTFLIGSLAFLAVFMFSKQMIGVFTNDQTILMIGRNALKIIVLFLPMVGVQIIAASYFQSIGKAKTALWLTMSRQIFILIPLIFLLSPIYGLNGVWYSFPLSDFLALLITFFFFVKEWGRLKQSKLEKEIDKEPALEEACN from the coding sequence ATGAGTAAAAGGAATGAGGCGGACAAATTGGGATCCATGAGCATATTGCCATTGCTAGTGAAGATGTCAGTGCCTAGCATGATTGGCCTGGTGGTGCTTATGTTGTACAATGTTGTCGATACGATTTTTATAGGACATTATAGCGGAGCAATGGCGATAGCCGGACTTGCTGTTGTGATGCCTGTGAATATGCTTATTCCTACTTTTGGATTGGCTGTTGGAGTCGGTGGAGGCTCGATCATTTCCAGAGCGCTTGGTGAAAATAAATTGGACAAGGCTAATCGGGCCTTGGGAAACGTGTTGTTTTTATCTTTTTTCTCAGCCTTGATTTTGACATTGTTGTCATATTGGACGAGAGACTTTTTAATAGAATTGTTTGGAGGCAAGGGCGAAATATATAGCTATGCCGCGGAGTATTTCGATGTTGTGATGCTCGGGGCTCCTTTTATGGGTGTGATGATGGGGCTTAATAATGTTTTGAGATCTGAAGGAAAAGCTCAACTCTCTATGATGGTCATGGTAGTGTCTTCTGTTTTCAATATTGCATTGGATTACTATTTTATGGCGATTTTGAATATGGGGATCAGAGGCGCGGGATTGGCGACATTTGTTTCGCAATTGTTGACAGCTGTGTTTTTGGTAGTTTATTATGCCAAAACCAATGGACCATTGAGGATAAATATGAGGCTTGTACGATTTGATATGCCCATGGCAAAGGAAATCAGCGCTATTGGCATTAGCACACTTTCAAGGCAAGGAGGAAGCAGTGTCTTGGCTTTGGTTTTGAATAATGCATTGTTGAAGTACGGTGGCGATTCCGCCGTAGCCGTTTATGGAGTTCTTAATAGATTGATTTTGTTTATTTACACGCCAATATTTGGAATTGTGCAAGGATTTATTCCTGTTGCGGGGTATAATTTTGGAGCCAAGAGCTTTGATAGAGTCATGAGCTCTATTCGAGTCTCGATAGGCTTGACATTTCTTATTGGCAGCCTTGCGTTTTTAGCGGTGTTTATGTTTTCCAAGCAAATGATAGGAGTGTTTACCAATGACCAGACTATACTGATGATTGGCCGAAATGCTTTGAAAATAATCGTGCTTTTTCTGCCTATGGTGGGAGTGCAGATCATAGCCGCCAGTTATTTTCAATCCATAGGCAAAGCAAAGACTGCTTTGTGGCTGACTATGTCGAGACAGATTTTTATTTTGATACCTTTGATTTTCTTACTGTCTCCAATTTACGGCTTGAATGGCGTATGGTATTCGTTTCCTTTGTCAGACTTTCTGGCTTTGCTGATTACATTTTTCTTCTTTGTGAAAGAATGGGGCAGGTTGAAACAGAGCAAGCTAGAAAAAGAAATAGACAAAGAGCCTGCACTGGAAGAAGCTTGTAATTAA